The DNA window TGTGGGTCTTTTAACTACATCAGTGAGTGTCCATTTTCACTGATACTGGTTTCGTTCTGTCAACTCTGACTACATATAAATCCAAACCCCCTGTGTGTGAGAAGCAAAGGAAGAATGGAGTGGGTTTATTCTGTGccttcctggagtttgaactcagggcctgagtacaatccctgagctttttttgctaaagatagcactgtaccatttgagccatacctccactttgttcacttctggctctttggtactTTGTTGGAGATTAGAGGCTCATGGTCTGCTCTTTTCTGGTCCTTTctgccacaatcctcagatctcagccttgtgagtaggtacaattacaggcgtgaaccactggcacccaactaaaGATTGGGTTTTGTGATCAGATCCATCTATGCCTGAATACTTACCTTGGTCAGAAGGATCATAGTGTCTGAGCCCCATTCtcttaatcttttaaaaaaaaacaaaccaaacataaATAACCCATGCTTccgttctacacacacacacacacacacacacacacacaatgtttagAGAGGGGATAATAGCTGGCATTCACTTAGCCTACAGCCTCTTATTTCTTCTCTCTAGGATCGTGATTGTTACAGCCTTGCTTCTCATTTTGCAGAGGAGACTAATGGGGAATGGAGATGGTAGCTAGCTTGCCAATGTCACCTAGCCACACAATTCAAAGATGGGGAATTGCACTATGCAGTTGGACTGTAGATTCCAGTAATCAAGTCTCAGTTAGAATGATTCATCTCTGCCTTTATAGCCTGAGAGCAAATGGCCATAGCTCAGTTTCAGTAAAGCTTTGTGGAAAATAGCACAAGAGGCCAGTTCAGCCCACCGGCTATAGTTTACTGACTCCCTTCTCCACagctcacatttttattttttttcaaatttttattatcaaactgatgtacagagaggttacagtttcatatgttaggcattggatacatttcttgtactgtttgttaccttgtacaGCTCACATTTTTAACTTCTACTCCTATACTGTCATAAACCATTAAAAACATAGGCCCATACTAAGAGCTCAAGACATGGATGCATTCACTAATTGGAGAGCTAGCAAAGCACACATTCTAGAAACACTTCTAGAGAGTATTTCTGGGTCATCTCTCTTCTTTAGGGAAAGGTCACCTTTAAGCTATCTGTTCTCCTAGTGCTGTCCTGTTCTTTGCACATATATGAGCATTCTGGCCTCTTTTTCAGAAAACTAGACATATGTCTAGCAGTATCCCCCTCTGAAATTACCTCCTATGTTATATGATGTAATCAGCAAGTAAGTGGAgactttcgggctggggatatggcctagtggcaagggtgctcgcctcgtatacattaggtcctaggttcaattccccagcaccacatatacagaaaatggccagaagtggcactgtggctcaagtggcagagtgctagccttgagcgggaagaagccagggacagtgctcaggccctgagtccaaggcccaggactggccaaaaaaaaaagtaaatggagaCTTTATAGAGATGCTTCATAAAGTGGAGTttgatttttatgattttttaattcattccaTAATGTTCTTGTAAATAAATGTGCTGTGTTGgcaaaaatataataaacaatAGCATAGTGAGTGCGAAGTGTGAGGGGAAAAGGAGAGCATTTGCTCTTGCACAATTTCCATCtgtctttaaaataattaaacctGAAACTCACAGATTTCTAGACCCTTATTAGTATGTTGTCACTTGATCATCCCTTGGATTTCACTTGATTTTGGACCCATTGTTGCTTCTATGCTTTACCAAGTCACcatctttttaattgttattattataaaggagatATAAAGAGGagtacagttatataaatcagttaaagagtacatttcttatggaaAATATCACCActttccttgctctcttccagtttttttcctctcatcCCCCACACTTTCTAAAAAAATTTCTGAAACACCTAGCCCAGCCTGGTACAAAGCAAGTACTCACGGTGTATGTGAATGCATGTGCTAACACTGTGTCATTGATATGTTCCAGCAGATGCTTGTCTTTTGCTTTAGGGGCAGAGATTGACTTCAGTACCAGTGAATCATCTGTGTGTCTAGAGCACATTGGCAGCAGTTATTCAAAgtatgccttaaaaaaaaaaagtagggggctgggaatatgggctagtggcaagagagcttgcctcgtatacatgaagccctgggttcgattctccagcaccacatatatagaaaacggccagaagtggcgctgtggctcaagtggcagagtgctagccttgagcaaaaaaaggaagccagggacagtgctcaggccctgagtccaagccccaggactggcaaaaaaaaaaaaaaaaaaaaaaaagtaggactcTTAAGTAAGTCTTCTTGCATTACTGAAGGAATCCATAGTGACTTTTGAGAATGGCCTGAGTCTTGACAATCAGACTGCCAGCAGTTCCCACGTGTCTGTAGGAGACGGGTTGATCGGTTGGCAGATCCTTAGCAGCCTGGTGTCAGAACTGATGATCTCAGGGGCTTGTGGCCTGTTGGCTTGCCTGGGTTGACATGCTGTGGGTAGACCACAGAATGATCCGATGGGACTTGAGGATGAGAGTTATTTGGTTTGAAAAATTGAATCATTAGTGTCTTAGCCACATGAAATGAGGAGGGCGGCCCACAGACACTCTTCTTGGGCCCTTGAATGGACGGCTCTGCGCATTTTTCAGCCTTGACAATAAGAGCTAGATGAAGGGCACCAAGCCTGTGTTGCTGCTGAATATAATTTCAGAATTTAGCTCCAAAATAGTCCAGTCATTCTCAACAGAGAACAGTTTcacccattccccacccccctgaCATTTGCCATGCATGACAAAACAGCCAACAATACACAAGAGACAGCCCCCCCCAACATAGAACtatcaccccaccccccaaaaaaatcagtgGAGCTGAAGGAGGCTCAGAAACTCTGGGTGAAACAATACCTCAGGTCCCCTAACAGCTCAGATTCTGACGTTCCATGAAACTAGATAATGTATGTGAGAgaattttataaaatacaatCAAGTCAAGCTAGGTAGAAACCatggctgcggctgcggctgcggctgcggctccTGCTGGctgctttggtttcttttttggcACCTGTCCACCACCAGCCTTTCTTTTTCCCTGCCACATCCCACAGAGGCTTAGATCAACAAAGCCAAGATAAGGAGAGAAAGTAGAACTTgtgtgtttggtgtttttttccccttcagcaTTGCCCCATCCACCTGTTGAGAAAAACCATAAGTGTGTAATTCCTAGGTAAAGGGAACAAAGTAGCAAGTTTCTGTGTACAGCCGCATACCCACAGAGCACCCCCTGTCCTGCTCGGCCCCCTTTCTGGCAGGTGGCTTCATCTCTCTTGTCACACACAGCCAGTGTCTGTGGGAACCCACAGCAGAGTTACCTCATTTTCAGGGGTGCGTTGATAGAAATGCCTGGGAACATTGAGCCTCTAAGCTTTGTATCTGTTTATCAAACACAATCATTCATTGAAGGATGGACTTTGTCATAACAAAATCAGTTCAAGTGTCAGCACCATTAAATCCCAGCATGAATGGACCCACCCTCCCCTCGTGGGGCAGCCAGAGGGGTGGCCAGAGGCAGAGGGCACCTGCTCTTTATGGCCTCTGGATTTTACCTGAAGAAAAGAAAGTCCTTGGAGAGGATTCTCAGTGACCCAAGGACAACATCTGTCAACTAGCTTAAAATTGAGAGGAAAAACAGAGTTTGGGGTGCTCTTTGGCTTCTTTTAGGGGCCCGAAGATAAATCTTCCACTTCCATCTTGAGTGGGACTCTGGTTCAACTTTCCCAGGTGGAGCTCACGCAGGTGTCCTGGCGCCAGAGGCTGCTGGTACAATGTGCTCACTGCTGTTTGCTCAAGTGGTGGTATTGACTTGGCACTGGGCAAAAAGATAAATGTGCAGGGCAAGGCCACATTTTGGAAGCTTTAGGCAGAAGCCAGTCTTCTCCTTGCTGATTTCTTTCCCCTTCTGGTCTATAGCAGCATCTTCCTTCATCAAAGGGTGTCTCTAGACCATAaggttattctctctctctcactcactctctctttctctctctctctttctttctctctcctgaattttgtcagtcatgaggatTGAATAGCTCCAAGATAGTCATCCTAGTAATTCTCAACAGAGAGCAAGAGTGGGGTATTGAACTCAAGCACTGTCCCTcagacagctctacttctgattttgtgtgtgtgtgtgtgtgtgtgtgtgtgcgtgtgtgtgtgcgtgcgtgtgtgtgattaattggagataaaagttccatggacttccctgccctggttgactttgaactataatcctcagatctctgcctcctgggtagctaggagaAAGGCTGAGTTTCTACTGCCTGGCATTGTGAAAGATACTCTGAACCATACTAATTGAAATCCTTAATGATTTCTTCTTTAAACTTAAACCttgaaagaaattttattttgaccCAACAAGTGCAAACatgacttaaaacaaaaacagaatttctAGTTCATAGTCCAGAGTAATTATTGATTTGGAAGTatattttctctaccaaaccAAGGGGCTGCTTGTGGGGGAGTTGGAAGGGacttatgctggtactggggtcttgaactcagagcctcatgctgtcccttagctgtttctgCTCCAGGTTGGAGCTCttgctttgagacacagctcactttcagcttcttgctagtgaattggagttgagtctcatggaattttctgcccaggctggctccaaacgaGGAttcttggctctcagcctcctgagtagctaggattgcaggcatgtgtctGGCTCAGCACATGCATTTAGTGTATCATCCTTCTATGAAGCAGAATGTGTTTTAGGGCATGTGAGGTGTGCAAAGggaacacccctcccccaccccccggattTGGCATCCACGTGGCTGATTGGAACTTCTCCATCCAGTGTGGCAAGTCTCTTTGGGTTCCTTCTGGAAGTGCCATAGCCAAGGCCTAAGCAGACTTGCACTTGGGTCCCTGAACCACATGGCCAGTGGAGAATGACAGGGCAGACAGCTTACGTACAAAGAATGGAATCTGGAGAGAGATGGGCTTGTGTCTTCCAGAACTAACAGGCTGCACTTCTCACACTGACTGGATTGAAGTTGGCTGGGGTCACCTTTTGCCTGTTTCCCTGTAAACACAAGAGCTCTCCTACTCAGGGACAAGATCCTTGTCTCCAGCTCATTATCTTTGTGGTTTCCTTCTTTTAAGTTTCAACTTTCTTTGCCTCACATGCTTATCATTTGTAAACTTCTACCTGAGAAGCATGACAGAGAGGGCATAGTACTCTGCCTGAAGCCACTCAGTGAATATTAGCTGCAGTCACCATGGCATAGTACTCTGCCTGAAGCCACTCAGTGAATATTAGCTGCAGTCACCATGGCATAGTACTCTGCCTGAGCCACTCAGTGAATATTAGCTGCAGTCACCATGGCAAAGATGGGAATATCATTAGGTGGTTTTCCTCAACATTTACAGTTAGATGAGTGGAAGAtccaagatttgaacccagggctctttGATTCTAGAGAATGTCCCTTTTTGCTCAACATCATGTGAAACCTGAGTTGGACTAGCCAGTCCACTTAAAAGTTGCCCTATGCCAAGTAGATAACACAAGGGAATTCTGGGCTATTTatcaatatattttcattttatttacagtCATTTCAActccagtgcctgagcactggccctgagctgcttttgctcaagactagcactctaccacttgagccacagcaccacttcctgctttttctgtttatgatgtactgagaaattgaacccagggctccatgcatgctaggcaaccactctaccagtaagccacatccctagcccccaTCATGGCATTTTTTTTATATCTGTATTTCATATATTTGGATCATTCACACACATCTCTATTACTTTCCCTTGTTTCTCTTCCTACTGATCTCTTATCTTTTCCCAGTActcctttttcttctactttcatgtctttgtttttgttcttgtgctggtcctgcagcttgaactcaggtcctggatgcagtccctgagcttttgtgctcaaggctggcactctactacttgagccacagctccatctctggctttttgctggttattggagatacGTCTCGGGGACTTCCAAGTCCCACaaatcttgggggctgggagcatggctcaggtGCTAGTGTGCTTATCAAGAAAGCACGAACATTCCTCTTCTAGCTCCAAAATTTGTGACATGGCTTTTAAAAACATGTGAACCATGAGGTTACTAATATAAATCACTCAATTCATGGCCCAGGGAATATAAAAGATAactaaacacaaacaaaactcCTGTAGCCTAAAGCAGATGAAGGTGTGTTGTAATGTTTCATACCACCACTGAAGTTTGGTATAAAAAATTCAATCCTGAACTTCCTAGTTGCCAAACGAAGAAGGTAATGTGGAATCAGAAACATGGTTTGTTTATACCAAATAATGAAAACACAGGGACAGAAGGCTTTTCTTGGCTCTTAGATGTAATAACTAAACCATAGTTGTTTTGAAACTTTTAGAGATAATTATGTTATTGGCACCAACAGATTTCAGACTAAATGCAAACaaaatttcatttgaattttttgaGGTTGGAATTGGAAAATGACCATTATAAAACCATTTCTGGCTAGCTTGTactgtagtactagctactcaggagggtgagatatgagagtcaaggttggaagccatcctgggaatagaaagtccatgagactcttatcttctgttaaccagcaaaaagccagaagtagactgtggctaaagtggtagagcctattcttgagtgaaaaatccaaggccttaacttcaaaccctggtactgtcatgcgtgcaaacacacacacacacacacacacacacacaatgatgctCCAGGATCTCATTAAATGACACGTTCTCCTTTCATTAATGAATACTAAAAGTAGAAAGCAGCAGGAAGTAACAGGAAGTAATTTCACTACCATTATCCTGAAGTAATTGTACCAAGTGGTGTCGGTTCAACATCTCAGTTTATGAGAATGCTATATGTTGGTCAGTGTCTCATCTGCCCCAACCAGGAAGTAAGAAGCCAAATTCTGTACTATACCCCACTTCACTAACTAGAGGCAAGACACAATTagcaatttttgttgtttcttcattattttaataaaatttgattgtccataaaataaaacataagaaagCCTTACATTCAGTTTCTTAGTAACTGGCTCCATTTCAAGTGCTCAGTCGTCACAGGAGAAGTGACAGCTTCTCAGGCCCCAACCACAGGGGCTCGTACGGCATGGCACAGGGCTGAAGGACATGGAGTCTGGTGCGGGGACATTTTGAATCAAGCCCTCCTACAAGCTGAAACTTGCTGTGTGAAACAGAATAACCGATTcaaggtctgtgagactgttgCTCATGGACAAAGGGAGATTGGTGCTATTTACCATGGTcaagatgaagaagaaatgagaatatgCAGGTCACAGTCCTCTGGGTCAATGGTGTGTCTCACCTGCTCATTGTGGATTGATTGTAAATCCatcaatggattttttttgccttaaaatgTTATtacagccagatgccagtggctcagatctgtaatgctagctactcagaaggctaatatctaagaacctcagttcaaagccagctagggcagataaatctgagactgttatctccatttaaccagcaataAGGTCAGTGGAGGTGTGACTTGAGAGCAATTTGTTGCAagaatggaagatttttttcctgaacaaTAACAACTTACAAAAAGTTGTTGGGGAATGAACTAAACAAGTACTCTGACTCTGGCATGcgtacatgtattttttttctcccaagtcacttatgtgttttattttgctggtccgaaggcttaaactcagagcctgggccctgtctctgagcttcctttgctcaaggctagcactctaccacgggagccatagttctacttctggctttggggaagGCAGTTCATTGCAgctaagtctcatggaatttcctgcccgggctggcttctgagggtgatcctcggatctcagcctcctgggtgggatgacgggcgtgagccaccagcaccccactctCTTCTGGTTTTCCCTACACAACGCAAGGCCACCTAGGGCCTGGCGCATTGGCAGAAGGGCCTTGGATCTTCCTTCTCCCCCGCTACCCACCCCTTACCCCAGGGTGCCCTTCCTGAGGATGAGTGACTGGGACTCAGATTCAGAGCGAAATCCATGctcacacgccccccccccccctccttctctccgcCAGCTGCGCGCCGGCTGTGGATGCCTCTGGCACCATGACCGCAGAAGATTCCACCGCAGCCATGAGCAGCGACCCTGGCACGGCCCCGGCAGCCGCCAGCTCCACCAAGGTGCCCGAGGGCGTGGCGGGCGCGCCCAACGAAGCGGCGCTGCTGGCGCTGATGGAGCGCACGGGCTACAGCCTGGTGCAGGAGAACGGGCAGCGCAAGTACGGGGGTCCCCCGCCGGGCTGGGAGGGGGCGCACCCGCAGCGAGGCTGCGAGGTCTTCGTGGGCAAGATCCCCCGCGACGTGTACGAGGACGAGCTGGTGCCGGTGTTCGAGTCGGTGGGCCGCATCTACGAGCTGCGCCTGATGATGGACTTTGACGGCAAGAACCGCGGCTACGCCTTCGTCATGTACTGCCACAAGCACGAGGCCAAGCGCGCCGTGCGCGAGCTCAACAACTACGAGATCCGGCCGGGCCGCCTGCTGGGCGTGTGCTGCAGCGTGGACAACTGCCGCCTCTTCATCGGGGGCATCCCCAAGACCAAGAAGCGCGAGGAGATCCTGGAGGAGATCGCCAAGGTCACCGAGGGCGTGCTGGACGTGATCGTCTACGCCAGCGCCGCCGACAAGATGAAGAACCGCGGCTTTGCCTTCGTGGAGTACGAGAGCCACCGCGCCGCTGCCATGGCGCGCCGCAAGCTCATGCCCGGCCGCATCCAGCTGTGGGGGCATCAGATCGCCGTGGACTGGGCCGAGCCCGAGATCGACGTGGACGAGGACGTGATGGAGACCGTGAAGATCCTCTACGTGCGCAACCTCATGATCGAGACCACCGAGGACACCATCAAGAAGAGCTTCGGCCAGTTCAACCCGGGCTGCGTGGAACGCGTCAAGAAGATCCGCGACTACGCCTTCGTGCACTTCGCCAGCCGCGAGGACGCCGTGCACGCCATGAACAGCCTCAATGGCACCGAGCTGGAGGGCTCGTGCCTCGAGGTCACGCTGGCCAAGCCCGTGGACAAGGAGCAGTACTCCCGCTACCAGAAGGCAGCCAAGGGCGGCGGCGCGGTggaggcggcggccgcggcgcagCAGCCCCCCGGCTACGTGTACTCCTGCGACCCCTACGCGCTGGCCTACTACGGGTACCCCTACAACGCTCTCATTGGGCCCAACAGGGACTACTTCGTGAAAGGTTAGTGGGGACTCGTCTGGGTGGgcctccttgggggggggggggttggagggcaGCGGGGAGCCTGGCTGTGCGTTACTGAGTCCCCCACTCCAACTCAGGTGGGCTTGCTTGGGTTCTGGGCTCTGCTTGCTGCCTCAGGTTAGTCACTTTTGTAGCATGGAaggaaatgaagattttttttaaaaaaatcattttgtgagtgtgtgtgtgactgtgtgtgtgtgtgtgtgtgtgtgtgtgtgtgtgtgtgttggggcttgaacttagcgccTGGGCTTtgtctcagagcttttgtgctcaaggctagctctccaccatttgagccacaactctacttcggggggggggggggggttgtttttgtttttgtttttgttttctggtggttaattggagataaagagtctctcaaactttcctgcctgtgctgacttcgaaccatgatcctcagatctcagcctcctgagtagctagcattacacgcatgagccaccagcacctggctaaaatgcAGATTTTTCTGGAGTGAGCCTCAGAGTCAAGGGGCTGCATTCTATCTTGGCTAGGCCTACCTCATCTGGAACAGACACCCAGCTCCTGGAGCTTCCTTCTGAAATTAACTCTTTAAGATGCAGTGACTGGTGAGGATATAATGAAAAGCGGTGGGGGTGGAAACAGATAACCTAGGGGTTATCTAGAGCCTGCTCTCCCATTAACTGCCTCTGTGACTTCAGTGAATGACTTTCGTGTCCCTAGGCCTATTTTCTCAAGCATAAAATGAGGAAGGTAGACTAGGAGGTCCTTTTCAGATCTAACTTTTACATTCTGAATTCCAGGAACTCACATGAGTTAGTGTCTTATTCTAAGTAGACAGAGTGCTAATAATGTAGGCTGAAATAGTGTTGGAAGCATCTTCAACAATCATTAAAGATCTAAGGTAGAGCTACCTGCCACTCGGACACAGTACACAGCAGAGGAactgagcccccctccccaccttcccccgGCCCTTTCCCGCAGGTCTCTTGCTCAtcattttctttgtgttgttACTATAAGCAGGCAGCATAAGAGGCCGAGGGCGAGGTGCAGCTGGCAACAGAGCCCCAGGGCCCAGGGGCTCCTACCTCGGGGGATATTCTGCTGGCCGTGGCATTTATAGCCGATATCAcgaagggaaaggaaagcagcAAGAAAAAGGATATGAACTTGTGCCGAATCTGGAAATCTCTGCCGTCAATCCAGTTGCCATTAAGCCTGGTGCAGGTCAGTATGAACCAGAGCAAGAATGAGTCATTTGATCCGGTCATCAACTTCAATGAAGCCTTCCCACCtttccctcacacacacaccccttatctTTTCTATCTACATGCATTTGAGTCCCTTGATTCATTGGCAGCCAGACAGGCAAAAAAGTGGCCCCTTGGCCTTACTTTTCTGGAATTGGGGGGATAGTCTAGGTCTGACCATGTTCAAATCAAACTGGAAGACTCTTGATCTTCTCTCAGCTAAAACCAGTCTTTTGTGACCCAGGCTTGTTCTtaaccatctttctttttttgtttttccttggccAGTGATGGGGATTGAACCAGGGCTTTGGGCATGCTGATGAAGTGCCCTGCCACTGAGCTGTAGCCCCAGCCTTGCTCCATCCATTAGAAGCAGGGGCAGGACTTATTACCAGTTGGCAGAATTGTTGAGCAGCAGAAATTCCCCCTAAAGAGCAAACAGCACCATTTGTCCTCTGTTACCATCTCCAAACAAGAACACTTGGGGACAAGGCAGCAACTTTTTGTAATTGCAAGATTCCTGGATTCTAATTCCTGGCGCTCAC is part of the Perognathus longimembris pacificus isolate PPM17 chromosome 16, ASM2315922v1, whole genome shotgun sequence genome and encodes:
- the Rbm47 gene encoding RNA-binding protein 47 isoform X3 — its product is MLHWPWASGGSASRIRFQCRFTGSGRCWESKSGLDLLQRTLKKVSKEIPSKLPENPLHNLFHILQGTRSVELLVWAVDASGTMTAEDSTAAMSSDPGTAPAAASSTKVPEGVAGAPNEAALLALMERTGYSLVQENGQRKYGGPPPGWEGAHPQRGCEVFVGKIPRDVYEDELVPVFESVGRIYELRLMMDFDGKNRGYAFVMYCHKHEAKRAVRELNNYEIRPGRLLGVCCSVDNCRLFIGGIPKTKKREEILEEIAKVTEGVLDVIVYASAADKMKNRGFAFVEYESHRAAAMARRKLMPGRIQLWGHQIAVDWAEPEIDVDEDVMETVKILYVRNLMIETTEDTIKKSFGQFNPGCVERVKKIRDYAFVHFASREDAVHAMNSLNGTELEGSCLEVTLAKPVDKEQYSRYQKAAKGGGAVEAAAAAQQPPGYVYSCDPYALAYYGYPYNALIGPNRDYFVKGSIRGRGRGAAGNRAPGPRGSYLGGYSAGRGIYSRYHEGKGKQQEKGYELVPNLEISAVNPVAIKPGAVAIPAIGAQYSMFQAASTPKMIEDGKIHTMEHMISPIAVQPDPASAAAAAAAAAAAVIPAVSTPPPFQGRPITPVYTVAPNVQRIPAAGIYGAGYVPFAAPATATIATLQKNAAAAAAVYGGYAGYIPQAFPAAAIPVPIHDVYPTY
- the Rbm47 gene encoding RNA-binding protein 47 isoform X2, which encodes MVWKGIPLPERRRRAQERRESAREREHPPGVWQDLLQRTLKKVSKEIPSKLPENPLHNLFHILQGTRSVELLVWAVDASGTMTAEDSTAAMSSDPGTAPAAASSTKVPEGVAGAPNEAALLALMERTGYSLVQENGQRKYGGPPPGWEGAHPQRGCEVFVGKIPRDVYEDELVPVFESVGRIYELRLMMDFDGKNRGYAFVMYCHKHEAKRAVRELNNYEIRPGRLLGVCCSVDNCRLFIGGIPKTKKREEILEEIAKVTEGVLDVIVYASAADKMKNRGFAFVEYESHRAAAMARRKLMPGRIQLWGHQIAVDWAEPEIDVDEDVMETVKILYVRNLMIETTEDTIKKSFGQFNPGCVERVKKIRDYAFVHFASREDAVHAMNSLNGTELEGSCLEVTLAKPVDKEQYSRYQKAAKGGGAVEAAAAAQQPPGYVYSCDPYALAYYGYPYNALIGPNRDYFVKAGSIRGRGRGAAGNRAPGPRGSYLGGYSAGRGIYSRYHEGKGKQQEKGYELVPNLEISAVNPVAIKPGAVAIPAIGAQYSMFQAASTPKMIEDGKIHTMEHMISPIAVQPDPASAAAAAAAAAAAVIPAVSTPPPFQGRPITPVYTVAPNVQRIPAAGIYGAGYVPFAAPATATIATLQKNAAAAAAVYGGYAGYIPQAFPAAAIPVPIHDVYPTY
- the Rbm47 gene encoding RNA-binding protein 47 isoform X4; this encodes MRNDPQGTDLLQRTLKKVSKEIPSKLPENPLHNLFHILQGTRSVELLVWAVDASGTMTAEDSTAAMSSDPGTAPAAASSTKVPEGVAGAPNEAALLALMERTGYSLVQENGQRKYGGPPPGWEGAHPQRGCEVFVGKIPRDVYEDELVPVFESVGRIYELRLMMDFDGKNRGYAFVMYCHKHEAKRAVRELNNYEIRPGRLLGVCCSVDNCRLFIGGIPKTKKREEILEEIAKVTEGVLDVIVYASAADKMKNRGFAFVEYESHRAAAMARRKLMPGRIQLWGHQIAVDWAEPEIDVDEDVMETVKILYVRNLMIETTEDTIKKSFGQFNPGCVERVKKIRDYAFVHFASREDAVHAMNSLNGTELEGSCLEVTLAKPVDKEQYSRYQKAAKGGGAVEAAAAAQQPPGYVYSCDPYALAYYGYPYNALIGPNRDYFVKAGSIRGRGRGAAGNRAPGPRGSYLGGYSAGRGIYSRYHEGKGKQQEKGYELVPNLEISAVNPVAIKPGAVAIPAIGAQYSMFQAASTPKMIEDGKIHTMEHMISPIAVQPDPASAAAAAAAAAAAVIPAVSTPPPFQGRPITPVYTVAPNVQRIPAAGIYGAGYVPFAAPATATIATLQKNAAAAAAVYGGYAGYIPQAFPAAAIPVPIHDVYPTY
- the Rbm47 gene encoding RNA-binding protein 47 isoform X1, which encodes MLHWPWASGGSASRIRFQCRFTGSGRCWESKSGLDLLQRTLKKVSKEIPSKLPENPLHNLFHILQGTRSVELLVWAVDASGTMTAEDSTAAMSSDPGTAPAAASSTKVPEGVAGAPNEAALLALMERTGYSLVQENGQRKYGGPPPGWEGAHPQRGCEVFVGKIPRDVYEDELVPVFESVGRIYELRLMMDFDGKNRGYAFVMYCHKHEAKRAVRELNNYEIRPGRLLGVCCSVDNCRLFIGGIPKTKKREEILEEIAKVTEGVLDVIVYASAADKMKNRGFAFVEYESHRAAAMARRKLMPGRIQLWGHQIAVDWAEPEIDVDEDVMETVKILYVRNLMIETTEDTIKKSFGQFNPGCVERVKKIRDYAFVHFASREDAVHAMNSLNGTELEGSCLEVTLAKPVDKEQYSRYQKAAKGGGAVEAAAAAQQPPGYVYSCDPYALAYYGYPYNALIGPNRDYFVKAGSIRGRGRGAAGNRAPGPRGSYLGGYSAGRGIYSRYHEGKGKQQEKGYELVPNLEISAVNPVAIKPGAVAIPAIGAQYSMFQAASTPKMIEDGKIHTMEHMISPIAVQPDPASAAAAAAAAAAAVIPAVSTPPPFQGRPITPVYTVAPNVQRIPAAGIYGAGYVPFAAPATATIATLQKNAAAAAAVYGGYAGYIPQAFPAAAIPVPIHDVYPTY
- the Rbm47 gene encoding RNA-binding protein 47 isoform X5 yields the protein MTAEDSTAAMSSDPGTAPAAASSTKVPEGVAGAPNEAALLALMERTGYSLVQENGQRKYGGPPPGWEGAHPQRGCEVFVGKIPRDVYEDELVPVFESVGRIYELRLMMDFDGKNRGYAFVMYCHKHEAKRAVRELNNYEIRPGRLLGVCCSVDNCRLFIGGIPKTKKREEILEEIAKVTEGVLDVIVYASAADKMKNRGFAFVEYESHRAAAMARRKLMPGRIQLWGHQIAVDWAEPEIDVDEDVMETVKILYVRNLMIETTEDTIKKSFGQFNPGCVERVKKIRDYAFVHFASREDAVHAMNSLNGTELEGSCLEVTLAKPVDKEQYSRYQKAAKGGGAVEAAAAAQQPPGYVYSCDPYALAYYGYPYNALIGPNRDYFVKAGSIRGRGRGAAGNRAPGPRGSYLGGYSAGRGIYSRYHEGKGKQQEKGYELVPNLEISAVNPVAIKPGAVAIPAIGAQYSMFQAASTPKMIEDGKIHTMEHMISPIAVQPDPASAAAAAAAAAAAVIPAVSTPPPFQGRPITPVYTVAPNVQRIPAAGIYGAGYVPFAAPATATIATLQKNAAAAAAVYGGYAGYIPQAFPAAAIPVPIHDVYPTY